The Vigna angularis cultivar LongXiaoDou No.4 chromosome 6, ASM1680809v1, whole genome shotgun sequence genome contains the following window.
ttaatttagctCAGTTTCTCTGTTCTGGTTATCTTCCTTCATTTACTTTTGCaagtaattttgtttgttttggctaTGTACACACTTGTGCTGTGCTTGACCTCCACCTCACCACTTAAGTTGCTTTGAGAATCACTATTTGACAATACTGAAAGCTGTTAGGTTCCTAAAGTGCCACGTGCCTTTGAGGCGAGAGGTACTCTCGCGGCTTTCTCTTTCCAGCCAGAGTCTATAAGATGATAAGTTTTCATTGACTCAGTAATGCTCTTCGTTTTGATTTAGCTCGAAACAGGGAGACACCAAGAGCAGAAATTCCCCTTTTATGAACCAGATTACCCTTGTTATTAATGAAGGTTACTATTGTACTAAATGACCTTCTGGATAAGAATCCAATAGTGGAAATCCTCCTTTTATAAACTAACATACCAGAATCAGATTACTGTTGTTAGTAGTGGTTGCTATTTTACTGGGTGGCCTTCTATTTGTACATTTTTTTCTGACGTTCAAAATAAAGGAATCGAAAGCCTTCTTGGAATGGACAAAAACTTAATCCTTTCATTGTGCAAACTCACAAAGGCCCTTGCCTAGACACCAAAAGCTAAACTTGTTCATTGTCTGAATGACCAAGACGGGGAGCTTTAGGAAATGGACATCATTGGTTTTGCCTTAGCTATAACATTACCCTGGTGCTAATGCTATCATAATTAGGACAGTCTAATTCATTTTGCATAAAACCCATGTGAATTTCTTAAATTAGTTGACTTAGTTGTCACTTTCAAACTGACTGTGTTTATTTAGCCCCCAGTAAAAAGGCAGAGCGCTGTTACATGTTTACTGATGATCTTTTAGGAatagataataattttatgCGGCTGCTTTTTAGGAAcagataataattttatgttggCTGTTTTTATTGGtgtcatgtttttttaaatagaacGTATTTTCGCTGTACATGAAATGGGTTATAGGTGTGCATTTTACATTGAGAATGCCAGTGTATTTGCATTCATCTATAATGTAGCACAACTACTAAGAACCTCCATGGAGTCCTTGATTTTATGGTAATTTCATTGTCCTGGGTGTTTGATTTTAATGCAAAAAATAATCTCTTGTGCATTTTTCTGACTTTTTTTTAGTCCGATAAATGCAGTCGTAAAACCATAGTATAAGTTTGGAACTATGATAAAGGTTGGTTGGCAAGTAAAATTTACGTGACACTTAATCTTGAATCTTGGTTAATAAAGGATTGGTTGAACTTTCTAAAAGCACGCTTTGGCATATGTTGTATGTTCTTATTGCCTGTGTTAGTTGTAGAAATAGGATGAGATGGTGCCaaatgatgatgaaattgaTCAGCTATGCACTTGACTCGCAGGCATGAACTTCTCCTCTTTGAGGCCCTACGTGAAGGTTTGGAAGAAGAGATGGAGAGGGATCCTCGTGTATGTGTAATGGGTGAGGATGTCGGTCATTATGGTGGATCTTACAAAGTGACCAAGGGCCTAGCACCTAAGTTTGGGGACCTCAGGGTTTTGGACACCCCTATTGCTGAGAATGCCTTCACAGGCATGGGCATTGGAGCTGCCATGACTGGTCTGAGACCAATTGTTGAGGGCATGAACATGGGTTTTCTACTTCTGGCATTCAACCAGATCTCCAACAACTGTGGCATGCTCCATTACACGTCTGGAGGTCAGTTTAAAATACCAATTGTTATCCGCGGACCTGGTGGAGTTGGGCGGCAACTAGGGGCCGAGCACTCACAGCGACTTGAGTCATATTTTCAGTCAATCCCTGGAATCCAGATGGTTGCCTGCTCAACTCCTTACAATGCCAAGGGCTTGATGAAAGCTGCTATCAGAAGCGAGAACCCTGTGATACTTTTTGAGCATGTGTTGCTTTATAACCTCAAGGAGAGAATTCCTGATGAGGAGTATGTATTATCACTTGAAGAAGCTGAAATGGTTAGGCCTGGGGAACATGTCACAATTTTAACCTATTCCAGAATGAGGTATCATGTCATGCAAGCTGCCAAGACATTGGTGAACAAAGGGTACGATCCTGAAGTAATTGACATAAGATCTTTGAAACCATTTGACCTTCACACAATTGGAAATTCAGTGAAGAAAACTCATCGCGTGTTAATTGTTGAAGAGTGTATGCGCACAGGTGGAATTGGGGCTAGTTTGACAGCTGCTATTACTGAAAATTTCAATGATTATTTGGATGCTCCTATCATATGTTTATCCTCTCAGGATGTGCCAACGCCATATGCAGGGACATTGGAGGAATGGACTGTGGTTCAACCTACTCAGATTGTCGCAGCAGTCGAGCAGCTCTGCCAGTAATTGATGAAAAAACAGTCCTAATAAGGATATGGTTTTGGTAAAGCTATAGCTTGAACCTGCTTTACAAATTTCCCATAtccttttttatttctcttccaAGTGCCCCCATGACCTaaaccttttttatttaattttggataagcttttgtattttttttcataaaacattTACAATTCTCACCCAATCTAGTTCATCTGCATCATTATAGTGGTTACGATCTTGTTGTTAGGCCAAGAACCTCGTATTTGTAGTATGTGTTGAACCGACCACAAATTCTTATTGTAGGCCTATTTTGTAAGAGTGATATTATTCATACAACATACTGTTGACATTTTTCTCTCACTATCGACGTTCATCAAATTGCCTATCCTATCATACACGTCTCTCTATTCTTTGTATAAATTGTTGTTAGGAGTCAGAGAACAACTATTACTTCTCATTTTGAAACCACTTTTATGGATGAATCAGTTTGTTTTTTTGGTTGTTGTGACGTTAATGGAAGTTTGTAAATGATTCGGTTTTgtaagttaaagaaaaaaacaaatttatcaaattttgaactCAAACCATAACGAAAGATTAACCactttatctttcatttttttcgaTTGGTGATGGTCTTTGATGAGTGATAATAGAGTTAGTAATAACGACAATGATAACCATGGATGTGGTGATAATAGAAATTATGACAATGAAGATGAACGTGTACATGATATAGGACATAGTGGTAACAGTAGTATTTACGGTATATGTTTTATGATGGAAATTCATCTAGTAAGtagtatatattttaattgaatatacaATATTAATGGCTTGTTGCCAACCTTTTAAtctagaaaaaaacaaaaactactgAAGTAGCAAGGATGTTGCGAATTTGGGTGGGGCGACACGCATTGAAGTAGTGGGTGGTGTCGTGGTAGACAAATGTCATACGGGATTTGTTTGGTACATCTTATCTTTTATGAGTGCCCAATTAAGAGATTATCTAACCATATACctcaacaatattaaaaaagaatatgaTAAAACGTGAAATATTTAATGTTGAAATGGTCATACAATTCAATAACAAAACATGTATTAAAAGTTATCTTTCTTGAGAGTAACCGGAAATCCCTAAAGTTGCTTGCTAAAATAACATGTGTACAaggtattttaattttaaaatttgatgtattaaaattgaaataaaaaataaaaatgtatcagGTGATTAATAAGGTAAACAGTCAAAACAACCATACAGATTCTCTCTCTTGAAAATGTGATTAGTTGAGAAATACCTGCCAATTGAACACAGTTCTTGTTTGGAAAATATAGTAAgtttagaaattaaagaaaagagtGTAGTATTTAACTTTAAccaattaaacctattttttccCAATTTAAGATAACTCAATCAAATATTTTCAGGAAAgagaatatttttataagaagtttaatatttaatttgtcaATTCATATCCACTATAACTTTTTGATTAAAACATGGTagttattaatttcttaaacaaGACTAGAAGAACAATGGCTTGGAagctttatattttgtttgatatatGGTGAGAAAGTTGGAGCAAGGACATAAATAAGATGCATGATTAGCTTGAATGAACGCGTGAAGCAGTTCAAGTTTAGATGAGTGGAGATTAATCTTTGTCTGTCCGCACTGTTTAGCTTTTTCTCAATAGCGATGAATAGAATAAAAGGTTTGACACACCCTGAAACAGTAGAGCGTGGTGACCACAGCCATTCCATGTTGTTGCTGTGCATTTTTTGTGTGGCGTGTGAAGCCAACAACCCCAAAAGCGCGTGGTTTTGTCTGCATGAATCTGCACTACTGGCTTCATGTTTGCCACACAATAATCAAATCTTTCTTTGATCACAACAATCATCAAGAACGGGtcatcctcttcttctctttatcCCTATATTCTTGTGCCAAAAAGCAAAGTCTGTCCCTCAATCTCATCTTCTCTTTCTCCCCCAACCTCTTTACTACTTTCTTGGTTTTCTCttataagtttttgttttttgtccACTTCATTTTTCCATTGTTTGTTTGGCTCCAGTGTTTCTTACCACCTTCATAAATTGGGGGTCTTTATCTTAATAAGATATTTTAGGGGTAATCGCTAGCTGGCTTTTTTGTTCTGGACTTCTGCTCTGGAATTTCGTATATTGTTGAGATTTTTATCTGCTGTCTCTGAGGTGTTGTTTCTGGTGGGCCTTGAATAGGGAAATCTGTGGCTGGTGCAAATTAAGACTTTTGGGGTTACCTAAAGTTAAAATCTTGATGAATCTCATTTGATAAAGGTGTTGGCTTTTGATGAAGAGGGCATGGCTCCATATTTGTGATGTGTGAAATACTTTTATAAAGTTGGAGATTTTAAGGAggataattttgttttagttgcATCCTACATCAGCTTTTAGATAATTGTGGAGGAGGAATTGGTGCTTCTTCTCTTTATTGGGGAGTTGATTTGGGGGATTCCTTTTATTTGTCCCAAAAATCTGAGGGAATCACTTGAAGTAACTTTGGAATAGGTTCTTAACCTCCGGATTGAAATTGGGTGTCACTATTTGGTTGGATATTGTTCCAACCCATTTGAGAACACAAAAGCACGAACTGGAAGTTTACTAATCAGAGAGAAGGTAAAGTTGTAGTATTTAACAGGGGTTTTATAGCTGCATATTTGAGATTTAAAGATGCAGCGTGTTAGATTTTCTTCTCAACAGTCAGCAGTACACAAACTAGGGGATCCTCAAATGGCATTATCTCCCAAGTTTAGGTTAGCGGCGGTGCAATCTTCTTTGGCAAATCCATCACCAGAGTTAGAGCATTCTCTAAGAGAGGAACCCTTAATTCCCAGCCTTCCTGATGATGTTGCTCTGAATTGTCTTCTCCGGATTCCAGTTCAGAGTCACTCAGCTTGTAGAGCTGTCTGCAAGAGGTGGCATATGCTACTTGGTAACAAAGAGAGGTTTTTCACCAACAGGAAGCAATTTGGTCTGAAAGACCCTTGGCTTTTTGTATTTGCCTACCACAAGTGCACTGGGAAGATCCAATGGCAGGTCCTTGACCTCACACACTTTTCTTGGCACACTATCCCTGCAATGCCTTGTAGAGACAGGGTTTGCCCTCATGGTTTTAGGTGTGTTTCGATCCCCAGTGATGGCACGCTGTATGTTTGTGGTGGCATGGTCTCTGATGTGGATTGCCCTCTTGACCTGGTGTTGAAATATGAGATGCAGAAGAATAGGTGGACTGTGAAGAATAGGATGATCACTGCTAGGTCCTTTTTTGCTAGTGGAGTCATCGATGGGATGATTTATGTAGCTGGGGGAAATAGTACTGATCTTTATGAGCTGGATTCTGCTGAGGTGTTGGATCCTCTCAATGGGAGTTGGCGCCCTATTGCCAACATGGGAACAAATATGGCATCTTATGATGCTGCTGTTCTCAATGGGAAACTTCTTGTCACAGAAGGGTGGTTGTGGCCTTTTTATGTCTCTCCAAGAGGCCAGGTCTATGATCCTAGAACCAATAACTGGGAAAATATGGCTGTTGGACTCAGAGAAGGCTGGACTGGCTCCAGTGTTGTTGTTTACGGtcatttgtttgttgtttctgaGCTTGAAAGAATGAAGCTAAAGGTATATGAACCCGAAACTGATTCCTGGGAAGCCATAGAAGGGCCTCCTCTGCCTGAGCAAATATGTAAGCCTTTTGCTGTGAGTGCTTGTGATTGTCATATTTATGTTGTGGGTCGAAATCTTCTGGTTGCTGTTGGCCATATCTCTAGACTGAAACCAAAAGAAAGTTGTAAGGAAAAGTGGAACTTCGGTGTTCGATGGAATGTAATTGATGCGCCAGAATGTTTGTCTGATCTGACTCCTTCAAGCTCACAGGTGCTGTTTGCTTAGTTTTTCATTATCCTGTAATATCATGCTACGAATGTTGTATGAATAAAATGTTAGTACTATAATTATTGTAAGGTCTAAAAGTTGTAATAGCTGTGAAAAAGGAACAGTTTAATCAGTTTTTGAATTGTATCAGTGGTAGTATTTTCTTATGGTTGCTTGGGCAGTGTTAATTGTACATCAATATTTACATTGATATTTTCTCCTTAGTGGATGTCTTTATAAATTACATTCCCAGAATCAGAAGTTCTAGTTTTATTTGTCTCCAAAACCGTATCAGATGCAATCTTTGAAAGGATAGAAGCAGAATAATACTTGTTTGTATAAAGCCTTTTTATTTCTCAATGCTTCAGTTGCTCTACCTAACCATAAAAAATCAAAGTGGTGGATCCTGAGGCTCTGTAATATAATATGGTATTAGAATCAATTTGGATAAACTTCACTATAAAAGTATataggagaagaaaataagttaaaataaaattagctTATTTATAAgctaaatttaaaacttttaaagagCTTCATCTGACAATCCGGTTCTTTAATATTGTTCAGTTGACTTAAACAGAGTTCAAAACTTACAGTTTTGTCTATAAATGTGATGTCACTTTCAAATGAATTTTGGTATTAATTCCAACGTTACCTTTCCTCATTCTGCCCCTTATGAAGATTTTGGTTGTTTGTTTTCGTTTCGATCTGTTCCAAAAGACAAAGTCTATCTTTATCAGCTCGTTTCTCTTGATGGTAGTCGCTGTCAAATGATGGAAAACATGGGGTGGCGTTTGTTCGATGTATAAGAGAAAGTTGATCCAATCCACATGGTGTGCAAGTGGAAGAAGGAGTGATGCACCTGTAATGGTCAAGGCAAGTTGACTAGTGTGTGAACatttaaattcatttgaatTATTAGGTGGGCAAATTCTTAATACTATGCAATGAACGTTCTTCCAATGCTAATGACATGTGAAACGTGAAGAAGATTGCTTGTTTTGAGGGATTTTCTTTGCATAGATAGAGACTAGCAGCTTTTTAAGCTTtgttcaataattaaatttaaatcaaaggCTACGGAATTAGTAGTTTTTTCTATTATCCTGTAATTATAAGATATTCCACGTGCTGAGTATTTATTGGTCGAAGACTTTTGAAGAAATTTTctttgggattttgaagaatGAACGTCTACCATAGCGCCACAAAACAGTGTGTGCAATTGGGTCAATGCGTAATGAATTTAAACCTAAAAGggtaaatttagaattttaaaatttttagggGTATAGGTTGGAATTATTGGGGTGCAGGAATAAATAATGAAGACAAGGAAAATACTGGGCCAAAGTAGTGGCCCAATAAGAACCCGCAGAACAGTTGGTAGTTGAATCTCATTTGGGACGTTGATGATGATCGTCAATCTCTGTAAAAACAAGAATTTTGAGAAGAGTGAAAGGGAATGGGTGCGATAACGAGCGCGGTGATAGCAGTGGTGGGAGTGCTTTTGGGTTGGATCACAATAGAGATAGCGTGTAAACCTTGTCTTGAAAAGGGTCGCGAAGCCATCGATCGAAGTCTCAATCCAGATTTCGATCCCGACGACGATGAAGCCACCGCCATTCGCGCCCCACTCAATCCCACCGCCGTCGGTTCCTCCGCCGCCGTCAAAGCCGTTTGAAGTTCGATGACGCTTCTCGTGTTTTCGCCTGGTATTCAATATCTGTACCCAAAGTgtttttttcatctattttgagAGCAGTAAATGAAAAGactgattttatatatatatatggggtggATCTGTGTTGTTTGTCTAATAATGAAATGGTGAGTTTGGGATATTAACTCTGTTTTATGTTGCTGAATAATAGACTGTGGATGTTGTAATTTAGCTCAAGCATGGTGGCTGGGAATGTATTTGATCGTGTAAATTGCATGCGTTTGTTAAAAGGGATTATAATTGATGAATTGGTGAGAATTGAAATTAAATGGTGgggttataaaattatttaatttaatgatcATATAATGTCAGTGTAAGAAGCATATTAAAAAACAGAGTTAAATTATAGCTCTGAAATTCACCCTTTATCTCCAGCTAGCATAGATATTATTCTATGATTCAGATTGTCGAAGGTGGAGGGCTAGTTATTATACTAGGTATCAGATATCCTTTAAATTGTttgaactgaaaaaaaaatacaataatattgaagttatgtattaaattctaatttttaaaattaaaattgaattaaatgtttttgaaatggAGTTTATGAAATAAGAGATATAGTCAAATTAGCATACTTTGTcatgatttaaaattatttaaattaatttaacattaaGCAATACTatatgaaagataaaataaaactgtgaattaaattagataatacaaaataaattgtggcataatgaaaaaaaatgtaacttaaAAGTGCTTTTTCAAGAGTGGGGTTCGATTAACAATTATATCTgacaatatttcaaaattaaaatgattacgTATTTTGATCATAAAACACAGTTTACAATTGGAATAACTGAATCTTAAAGGGAAATGGACATAAAGATTGGGAAATGCATATCAGAAACTCGAGAGGATTTTATAGGCATAAAAGTATTACACCGTCGTTAATTAGAAATAATCCtttgatgagaaaaataaattaatacatgtaaaaaaattgtataaaagaTAACACATTGTAATTGAACAGATAATGATATAAGGAAAACTTTATACCgtcaatatattattatttattctacAATACCTTCTAGAATCGTAATTTGATTTTCCTTATTAAGTTTTGAAGCAAACTAGCAATTAAACCTGTGTAATTTTATTGTCACCAAAAAGTAACCGaaaaattccaaaataaatagaaaatatcttaAATCGAAAAGCAAAGACAGAtataaatcaaacataaaaattcagaaaaaaaaaaccaacggaaaaaagaaaaagctgtttataattattttcattaatattttcgtgacaaaaattatgaacaataaataaattaataaaactgtACAAGCCATGCGAGCAAATAATTGGGTGTACAACAGGATTAAAATTCAATGTTGGCatctaattatatttaaacttcctttttttattttcaattcttaAACTTATAGAGCGACGAATGATGAATGAGTGTTAGAGGTGTAAGGGAAAAAAGCAATGTGGCACCTCAGTGAATGAAGTTAATGAGCAATTGTTTTGAATTTCTGTATCATTTTCCTGgaagaattttgaattttgatctaaatgaaaagaaattcaAAGGGTAGAATATGCTTTACAATTAAAGTACAGTTGTCCATAAATGaagggaaagaaaaatagaggagTGGGGAGAATCCGTTGTTACTGTACATAAATGACAAGGGAGTAAACATAGAGCTTTACCCACGTCATTAAACAAAAGAAACTTTAAAATGCGAAATGAAGTAAAATAAACTATGCCAGATAATTGTATATTTGAGGGTTGTTCTTGTCCCTCTCAAGATACTCCCTGTCAATTAGGCTTTCGATCCTTTTCTTCAAGTCCGCTGGTTTTATTGGAAATTTCAGCTGCTcacagaaaaataaatacttcCTCAAATCagtattaattataaaaatcagGTATAAAACAGTCAACAACAAAAAGTGATCACCAGCACACAACATAAGAAagatattttacaatttatcaGTAATTAATCACTGACGGAATTAACACTTATAAGaacaaattaaacaataatgaaataatttttccatAATTAGTTTCTTccaatcttttttttaatttattcataaagTAGCTTTAACTTGTGAACTgactta
Protein-coding sequences here:
- the LOC108343266 gene encoding pyruvate dehydrogenase E1 component subunit beta, which gives rise to MATLFHPPLTAFPTSNKLHLPSPISARKGQIFVVRSDAGMNHLLSRGAHQSRTQKLLTNAVATKPDSSTSSKAGHELLLFEALREGLEEEMERDPRVCVMGEDVGHYGGSYKVTKGLAPKFGDLRVLDTPIAENAFTGMGIGAAMTGLRPIVEGMNMGFLLLAFNQISNNCGMLHYTSGGQFKIPIVIRGPGGVGRQLGAEHSQRLESYFQSIPGIQMVACSTPYNAKGLMKAAIRSENPVILFEHVLLYNLKERIPDEEYVLSLEEAEMVRPGEHVTILTYSRMRYHVMQAAKTLVNKGYDPEVIDIRSLKPFDLHTIGNSVKKTHRVLIVEECMRTGGIGASLTAAITENFNDYLDAPIICLSSQDVPTPYAGTLEEWTVVQPTQIVAAVEQLCQ
- the LOC108343085 gene encoding F-box/kelch-repeat protein At1g30090, whose amino-acid sequence is MQRVRFSSQQSAVHKLGDPQMALSPKFRLAAVQSSLANPSPELEHSLREEPLIPSLPDDVALNCLLRIPVQSHSACRAVCKRWHMLLGNKERFFTNRKQFGLKDPWLFVFAYHKCTGKIQWQVLDLTHFSWHTIPAMPCRDRVCPHGFRCVSIPSDGTLYVCGGMVSDVDCPLDLVLKYEMQKNRWTVKNRMITARSFFASGVIDGMIYVAGGNSTDLYELDSAEVLDPLNGSWRPIANMGTNMASYDAAVLNGKLLVTEGWLWPFYVSPRGQVYDPRTNNWENMAVGLREGWTGSSVVVYGHLFVVSELERMKLKVYEPETDSWEAIEGPPLPEQICKPFAVSACDCHIYVVGRNLLVAVGHISRLKPKESCKEKWNFGVRWNVIDAPECLSDLTPSSSQVLFA
- the LOC108343087 gene encoding outer envelope membrane protein 7; the protein is MGAITSAVIAVVGVLLGWITIEIACKPCLEKGREAIDRSLNPDFDPDDDEATAIRAPLNPTAVGSSAAVKAV